ATAGCTGCTGCTAAAACTGTTGTATGGAACGGACCAATGGGTGTATTTGAAATGCCTAACTTCGCTAAAGGAACTATAGGAGTTTGTGAAGCTATTGCTAATTTAGAAGGAGCTACTACAATAATCGGAGGAGGAGATTCAGCTGCTGCTGCAATGCAACTTGGATATGCTGATAAATTTACTCATATCTCTACTGGTGGAGGAGCTTCATTAGAATACTTAGAAGGAAAAGCACTTCCAGGAGTAACTTCTCTTTCTGAAAAATAATTTAGTCGGTACAACTCAATAATATATAAAAAATTCCTGCTGTAACTAAATTCAGCAGGAATTTTATTTTTAAAAGAAAACTTCTCTTGCTTTTTCTTTGATTTCTTTTGAAGCAATAAATGGAATTCTTGTTGTATATCCTTTTTTAGCAGCAACATATTTTTTAAATGGCCATTCAAAAATTTCTCTGTTCCAAACTCCTATATTGTCATTATAAACTTCTCTTGCTGCAGTAATTTCTCTTTGAAGATATAAATTTTGCTGCATTGCATCTCTTAATTCCATATGACTTTTTAAATCTGGATAATTTTCTACAGTTATATTTAATCCTCTATAAACTTTATCTAATTTACTTTGAATATCATTTCTATCTTCTTCTTTAATATTTCCTGTTCTTAACTTTGAAATTTCACTAAAAACAGTTTTATCTAAATTTATTGCTTTTTCTACTATCTTAGCTGTATTTTGCAGTACTATAACTCTCTGTTCCAAATAGTTATCTATTTGCGAAGCACTTTGCTGTACTCTCTGTTCAAGCTGACTGAAATATGATTCTTGCTTCTTTAAATTAGCATAAACAAAAGCTGGAATTAAAATCCCTATAGGAATTAAATAATATATTTTTTTCACAGCTCCAAAAACAATTAATCCTAATCCAATTAAATATAATGCCCAAATTAATATTTGAATACTAGTGTCTGTCTCAACTTTTATCTGTTTAGCAATGACATTAACATCTCTTCCTTCTTCTCTTATTTCTTCATCTAACTCATTTAACATATTTCCCATAATAATTTGCCTCCTCTTCTATTTTTTTATTATATTTTTTAATATTTTATTACAATCTAATTCCTCTTTGCTAGTAAACATTGCAAAAATATTATTTTTATAAATATATCTTTTATTTTCTGTTGATTTATAAAATTCTTGATCCAGTGATTTTTCAAATTCATTTTCCTCAATGTCTAATTTTTTTAATTCCATTCTTCCTTTTGCTGCAAGAGGAACATAATCTATCCAATTAACAGGAACATTATAAACTCTTCCATCTCCTGCTCTCATAGGAACATATTCTGTTCTTTCAACTGCTTTATATGACTGACTGATAACTTCTATCAAATCTGCATCTCCTTCTACTCTTAATGTTTTTGTTTTTAGTATTGAAGGTGTGTTACTTTCTTCATGAGAAAAAAGTTCTGCTCCTAATAAATTTGCCGCTGCTTCTGAAGTATATGGATTATAGTTATAATTATACTTTTCTTGATAAATATATTTTTGAGCTTTATGTTGATGATATACAGGTATTGCCAATATAGGTAAAAATAGTCTGTAAAAATTATTTAAGTATCTTTTATTGATGTCATAATATTTTTCTTTTATAATCTCATATGAAAAATCTTCATAATAAGATTTATCAATATTTAAAATCCAGTCATTCTGATTTGAGACATTATTTAATTTATTAATTTTTCTAAATGCAAAGTCATCTCCAAAATCTTTATCTTTCAAAACCTCAAGTATATTTCTTTGAGCAATAGGTGTAAATAAAACTCTGAATTCTACTTCATTATCTCTGTTTAAAGCTCCAAATAAAACATCAAATTCTGAATTTCCCATTTCTAAGAAAGTCTGCCCTGTTTTAATGGCGTTTTCCGTCTTTTTCTTAAGTTCTTTTTCTGATTTTTTTACATATTTGGCAAGTTTTTTTTCTGAAAATTCATG
The DNA window shown above is from Fusobacterium perfoetens and carries:
- a CDS encoding LemA family protein, yielding MGNMLNELDEEIREEGRDVNVIAKQIKVETDTSIQILIWALYLIGLGLIVFGAVKKIYYLIPIGILIPAFVYANLKKQESYFSQLEQRVQQSASQIDNYLEQRVIVLQNTAKIVEKAINLDKTVFSEISKLRTGNIKEEDRNDIQSKLDKVYRGLNITVENYPDLKSHMELRDAMQQNLYLQREITAAREVYNDNIGVWNREIFEWPFKKYVAAKKGYTTRIPFIASKEIKEKAREVFF
- a CDS encoding MAG1210 family protein, which gives rise to MEFVDEQEKLLEPLKYYKTEVAKNFLDKLTDNFENLLRKSGIDIEANKKSVSDYNEISKVKVKNEKKLKWAERFYILFFYIFIFLIIYEIGIIRTIKNLYDLNKNIQDPILRALLIGIGAVVLGILNFKYIRGKKKQLNKSIKEIETELVLKKEECYSQVNPLLSLFESNTANKIVTEIIPTLVLDKNFKIERYADLVENFEMPTKLQNNFSTKDIISGEILGNPFIIIKSLCNRVIDQKYTGSLTVSWEETYRDSNGERKTRTVSQTLHASIIKPKQIFEDKIDLIYGNDAAEHLHFSREPKFIHEFSEKKLAKYVKKSEKELKKKTENAIKTGQTFLEMGNSEFDVLFGALNRDNEVEFRVLFTPIAQRNILEVLKDKDFGDDFAFRKINKLNNVSNQNDWILNIDKSYYEDFSYEIIKEKYYDINKRYLNNFYRLFLPILAIPVYHQHKAQKYIYQEKYNYNYNPYTSEAAANLLGAELFSHEESNTPSILKTKTLRVEGDADLIEVISQSYKAVERTEYVPMRAGDGRVYNVPVNWIDYVPLAAKGRMELKKLDIEENEFEKSLDQEFYKSTENKRYIYKNNIFAMFTSKEELDCNKILKNIIKK